In Nitratiruptor sp. YY09-18, a single window of DNA contains:
- a CDS encoding COG3400 family protein, producing MQTEVLILADGIVAKHLLQRLVKNYITKNRYHIVYQDPRIKPKTYNENFLFYQFDPTSYIKLSKLFAKRFKEVVIVLGNRVETLASFENVRRLDRSVNIVVLDKWDLDIEDKNFIQLNANEILANRVIDHLPNVPVIAQNVGLGLGEIMEVLVPFGSAYVYRHVGSIEQKNWKIAAIYRNNKLILPTSSTMIWPNDLLLLIGDPQVLKEVFRSIKQEVGQFPMPFGVDAYLFIDMGSLDVTSMRHLVLAAVHLHSKLKDKKLFVRVANPNNIEFLNFLKSYESADIDIEIDYRYQNGVNLIETDMQKLKTGLFITHNRCFMQKELRKKLYNYRIPVFSVANTPISNIEDAGLILTQNRSLEYISSIVFDIAIQLELALKIYEYDQVNSELVDHFQNLANIYSKPIKFVKTNTNPIRYLKAKEKNILLVFPFSKKVVQAAKWNIFSTDPESLFFKLNRFHQMFIPES from the coding sequence GTGCAAACAGAAGTGTTGATTCTAGCTGATGGAATTGTAGCAAAACATCTCCTCCAAAGACTTGTTAAAAACTATATTACTAAAAACCGTTACCATATCGTCTATCAAGATCCCCGCATCAAACCAAAAACGTACAATGAAAATTTTCTTTTTTATCAATTTGATCCAACTTCATACATAAAACTCTCTAAACTCTTTGCAAAACGTTTCAAAGAAGTCGTCATAGTCCTTGGCAATAGAGTAGAGACCTTAGCAAGTTTTGAGAATGTACGAAGACTTGATAGAAGTGTCAATATAGTGGTGCTCGATAAGTGGGATTTAGATATTGAAGATAAAAATTTCATCCAGCTCAACGCCAATGAGATCCTTGCAAATAGAGTGATTGATCACCTGCCAAATGTTCCTGTCATAGCACAGAACGTGGGGCTTGGGCTTGGTGAGATTATGGAAGTTTTAGTCCCTTTTGGGAGTGCTTATGTCTATCGCCATGTGGGCTCGATAGAGCAAAAGAACTGGAAAATTGCAGCAATTTATCGCAATAACAAATTGATTTTGCCAACATCTTCAACAATGATCTGGCCAAACGACCTTTTACTCCTTATCGGCGATCCACAGGTTCTCAAAGAGGTCTTTCGCTCTATCAAGCAAGAGGTAGGGCAATTTCCTATGCCTTTTGGTGTGGATGCATATCTTTTCATAGATATGGGAAGTCTTGATGTTACATCTATGCGCCATTTGGTACTTGCAGCAGTCCACCTCCATAGCAAACTCAAAGATAAAAAACTATTCGTAAGAGTAGCTAACCCTAATAATATTGAATTTTTGAACTTCTTAAAAAGTTATGAGAGTGCCGATATCGATATAGAGATCGATTATAGATACCAAAATGGTGTAAATCTCATTGAGACAGATATGCAAAAGCTCAAAACTGGTCTCTTTATCACACACAATAGATGTTTTATGCAAAAGGAACTGAGAAAAAAGCTTTACAACTATCGTATCCCAGTTTTTAGCGTTGCAAATACACCAATTTCAAATATTGAAGATGCAGGATTGATATTGACGCAAAACAGAAGCTTAGAGTATATCTCATCAATCGTTTTTGATATAGCGATCCAGTTAGAGCTTGCTTTAAAAATTTATGAGTATGATCAGGTTAATAGCGAATTAGTGGATCATTTCCAAAACCTAGCAAATATCTATTCAAAACCTATTAAGTTTGTCAAAACCAATACAAATCCTATCAGATATTTAAAAGCGAAAGAGAAGAATATTTTACTTGTCTTTCCATTTAGCAAGAAAGTAGTCCAAGCAGCCAAATGGAATATATTTTCTACCGATCCAGAATCACTCTTTTTTAAATTGAACCGGTTTCATCAGATGTTTATACCTGAATCATAA
- a CDS encoding MTH1187 family thiamine-binding protein: protein MSVLMEIAMFPTDVGESKSRYVAEVLKVIEESGLAYQLTPMATIVEAQSIEEVSALIPKMYHALEKMGVGRVYSVAKFDIRPGKSDRLRQKVASVQKHLKEEKR from the coding sequence ATGAGTGTATTGATGGAAATAGCAATGTTCCCTACTGATGTAGGAGAGAGCAAGAGTAGATATGTTGCCGAGGTTCTAAAAGTGATAGAAGAGAGTGGTCTAGCATATCAGCTTACTCCCATGGCTACTATTGTTGAAGCACAGAGCATAGAAGAGGTGAGTGCACTTATACCAAAAATGTATCATGCTTTAGAAAAAATGGGCGTAGGCAGAGTCTATAGTGTAGCCAAGTTTGATATCCGACCTGGCAAGAGTGATCGCTTGCGCCAAAAGGTTGCATCAGTTCAAAAACATCTCAAAGAAGAAAAGAGATGA
- the aroB gene encoding 3-dehydroquinate synthase, whose product MRVHIDLKKSDDRSYDIFIDSIAKIDGLSKAVVVTNPKVGGLHLGYLLPKIEAKELYIVTLPDGEDYKNEESLNYLLDRLFDHQIDRKSTLIAFGGGVIGDMTGFAAAIYQRGIDFIQIPTTLLAQVDASVGGKTGINNRFGKNLIGAFHQPKAVYIDPYFLSTLPLREFAAGVAEIIKMAVVFDREFFAWLEKNELKNEEHIKEAIKRSVELKAKIVSLDEKESGVRASLNYGHTFAHVIENETQYKKYLHGEAVAIGIVMANRLAVRLGLMSEDEEARIRNLLLAYGLPICYRVKDPEQFYEHFFLDKKSQNSKIKFVLPKRIGDFVISDEVAKDDVIAVLKEFTKC is encoded by the coding sequence ATGCGCGTGCACATTGATCTAAAGAAGAGTGATGATAGAAGTTATGATATTTTTATTGACAGTATTGCAAAAATTGATGGCTTAAGCAAAGCTGTAGTGGTCACAAATCCAAAGGTTGGGGGCCTCCATCTAGGCTATCTCTTGCCAAAAATAGAAGCAAAAGAGCTCTACATCGTTACCCTTCCCGATGGAGAGGATTACAAAAATGAAGAGAGTTTGAACTATCTATTGGATCGCCTTTTCGATCACCAGATCGATCGCAAATCAACGCTCATCGCATTTGGAGGGGGAGTCATAGGAGATATGACAGGATTTGCAGCTGCAATCTATCAAAGAGGAATCGATTTTATCCAGATCCCCACAACACTTTTGGCACAGGTAGATGCAAGTGTAGGTGGTAAGACGGGTATCAACAACAGATTTGGCAAAAATCTTATAGGAGCATTTCACCAGCCAAAGGCTGTCTATATTGATCCTTATTTCCTCTCTACTCTTCCTCTGCGCGAGTTTGCAGCTGGAGTGGCAGAAATTATCAAAATGGCTGTAGTTTTTGATAGGGAGTTTTTTGCATGGCTTGAAAAAAATGAACTCAAAAATGAAGAGCATATCAAAGAGGCAATTAAGCGCTCAGTTGAACTCAAAGCAAAAATTGTCTCTTTGGATGAGAAAGAATCAGGTGTGCGAGCAAGTCTCAACTATGGCCATACATTTGCCCATGTGATAGAGAATGAAACCCAGTACAAAAAGTATCTCCATGGTGAAGCTGTTGCGATTGGAATAGTGATGGCCAACAGACTAGCAGTGCGATTAGGACTTATGAGTGAAGATGAAGAAGCGCGCATTCGCAATCTCTTGCTTGCATATGGATTGCCTATTTGCTATCGGGTCAAAGATCCAGAACAGTTTTATGAACACTTCTTTCTTGATAAAAAGAGTCAAAATAGCAAAATCAAGTTTGTTTTGCCAAAAAGAATCGGAGATTTTGTCATTTCAGATGAGGTGGCAAAAGATGATGTCATTGCAGTTTTGAAGGAATTTACAAAATGCTAA
- a CDS encoding TRAP transporter large permease subunit, whose product MNRLSYYIDRINSFFGGISAFFALALAFLVFYDALMRYFFHAGSVALQELEWYFFDLTFLLSAGYALKHDKHVRVDIFFEKFPKNIKYTIAFLDALLLIIPFSLIIFYYGYEFALQSFVQHEASSDPGGLAHRWIIKAAIVLFAFLLFVQALSEIIKLSQRIALKKPLIIASLLIAAVFVLSRSEIFYILHPAILMFGLSLILLLLGFRVAFVFAISAIVFALIDVDLGLNIFNLLPMRIYGIMQNFTLMAVPLFILMGLILEKSQIAKNLLENVGALFGEIRGGLAIGVVIIGAILAAATGIVGASVVMMSVITLPVMIKYGYDKALASGTIAASGTLGQIIPPSIVLIVLGDVLSVSVGDLFKSAVVPGLLLVFFYIVYILFYAFFKPEAAPPVRLEKKPQTKDILLSIIPAFLLIVAVLGSIFAGIATPTESAAMGVIGALILTIATKSFSWSMLRYVSLETVKLSAMIFTILIGATAFSLVFNEIGGEELVHNFFSHQIGSSTLFILIAMLSIFLLGFFIDFVEICFVVIPLFVPVIHTFGIDPLWFGILVALNLQASFLTPPFGFSLFYLKGSAGKLVSTKDIYRGVIPFILLQLVVLVIIYLFPNLIKVF is encoded by the coding sequence GTGAATAGGCTCTCTTACTACATCGATCGAATCAATAGCTTTTTTGGTGGTATAAGTGCGTTTTTTGCTCTTGCTCTTGCTTTTTTGGTCTTTTATGATGCACTGATGCGCTACTTCTTCCATGCTGGCTCAGTTGCGCTCCAGGAGCTTGAGTGGTACTTTTTTGATCTTACCTTTTTGCTCAGTGCTGGCTATGCTCTCAAGCACGATAAACATGTGCGTGTGGATATCTTTTTTGAAAAATTTCCCAAAAACATCAAATATACTATAGCATTTCTCGATGCACTGCTGCTCATTATTCCGTTTTCTCTTATTATTTTCTATTATGGGTATGAATTTGCGCTCCAAAGCTTTGTGCAACATGAGGCTTCAAGCGATCCTGGAGGACTTGCGCACCGTTGGATTATCAAAGCTGCAATTGTGCTTTTTGCTTTCTTGCTTTTTGTGCAAGCTCTTAGCGAAATAATCAAGCTTTCACAGCGCATTGCTCTCAAAAAGCCTTTAATAATTGCTAGCTTGCTTATTGCTGCCGTTTTTGTATTGAGTCGCTCAGAGATTTTTTATATTCTCCATCCAGCAATATTGATGTTTGGACTCTCTCTTATATTATTGCTCCTTGGATTTCGCGTTGCTTTTGTATTTGCAATCTCTGCAATAGTATTTGCTCTTATAGATGTGGATCTGGGGCTCAATATTTTTAATCTTTTACCAATGCGTATCTATGGGATTATGCAAAACTTTACCCTCATGGCAGTACCACTCTTTATCCTTATGGGACTCATTTTAGAAAAGAGCCAGATAGCTAAAAATCTTTTAGAAAATGTAGGCGCTCTCTTTGGGGAGATTCGTGGCGGCTTGGCAATTGGTGTAGTGATCATTGGTGCAATTTTGGCTGCAGCTACTGGAATAGTGGGAGCTAGTGTAGTGATGATGAGTGTCATTACGCTACCAGTCATGATAAAGTATGGCTATGACAAAGCCTTAGCAAGTGGAACAATAGCAGCCAGTGGAACACTTGGACAGATTATCCCTCCTTCTATCGTTCTCATTGTTTTGGGTGATGTTCTTAGTGTGAGTGTGGGAGATCTTTTTAAAAGTGCGGTGGTTCCTGGGCTTTTGCTGGTGTTCTTTTATATTGTGTATATACTTTTCTATGCTTTTTTCAAGCCGGAAGCTGCGCCTCCGGTAAGACTAGAGAAAAAACCGCAAACAAAAGATATACTTCTCTCTATTATTCCAGCATTTTTACTCATCGTAGCGGTTCTTGGATCAATCTTTGCAGGTATTGCTACCCCTACTGAATCAGCAGCTATGGGTGTAATCGGTGCACTCATTTTGACAATTGCAACGAAAAGCTTTTCGTGGAGTATGCTGCGCTATGTGAGTTTGGAGACAGTGAAATTGAGCGCCATGATTTTTACGATTTTAATAGGTGCGACAGCTTTTAGTCTCGTTTTCAATGAGATCGGTGGAGAAGAGCTAGTGCATAATTTCTTTTCCCATCAAATCGGATCATCTACACTTTTTATTCTCATTGCGATGCTAAGCATCTTCTTGCTTGGTTTTTTTATCGATTTTGTAGAGATCTGTTTTGTGGTCATTCCACTCTTCGTGCCAGTTATCCACACTTTTGGTATCGATCCATTGTGGTTTGGTATCCTTGTGGCACTCAATCTCCAGGCATCATTTCTTACTCCTCCTTTTGGATTTTCGCTCTTTTATCTCAAAGGGAGTGCAGGAAAGCTAGTGAGCACAAAAGATATTTATAGAGGAGTTATTCCTTTTATCCTCTTACAACTTGTTGTATTGGTTATAATCTATCTTTTTCCAAATCTTATAAAGGTCTTTTAA
- a CDS encoding nucleotide pyrophosphohydrolase: protein MKGSLYELQQQLDEFIAQREWQKYHRPKNLAMSVAIEAAELMEHFQWCDKDPEEFSKEEKEEIGEEMADVLHYLLRLASVMDIDLYEASKKKIAKNHKRFPVDIAKTMKKSGC, encoded by the coding sequence TTGAAGGGTAGTTTGTATGAGCTGCAGCAGCAATTGGATGAGTTTATAGCACAGCGTGAGTGGCAAAAGTATCATCGGCCTAAAAATTTGGCAATGAGTGTAGCAATAGAGGCAGCTGAACTGATGGAACATTTTCAATGGTGTGACAAAGACCCCGAAGAGTTTAGCAAGGAAGAAAAAGAGGAGATTGGTGAAGAGATGGCAGATGTTTTGCACTACCTCTTGCGTCTTGCTTCAGTAATGGACATCGATCTGTATGAAGCATCGAAGAAAAAGATTGCTAAAAACCACAAAAGATTTCCGGTAGATATTGCAAAAACTATGAAAAAGAGTGGATGTTAG
- a CDS encoding HIT domain-containing protein yields the protein MREILYAPWRSEYVTGKKIEGCVFCYIAEHPEEDVELGVLYRAQNSFVVMNKYPYSPGHFMVIPNCHIDNLENLEDEVWLEIAMLTKRGVKLLKDVLHAEGVNIGMNLGAAAGAGIAEHIHMHLVPRWQRDTNFITTIANTRVYSTDFFKIYKKLKERAKEYFEG from the coding sequence ATGCGAGAAATTCTCTATGCACCATGGAGAAGTGAATATGTGACAGGGAAAAAAATCGAAGGATGTGTGTTTTGTTATATTGCAGAGCATCCCGAAGAAGATGTGGAGTTGGGAGTTTTGTATAGAGCACAGAACAGCTTTGTAGTTATGAATAAATACCCCTACTCACCAGGCCATTTTATGGTAATTCCCAATTGTCATATCGATAACCTTGAGAATTTAGAAGATGAAGTATGGCTTGAGATTGCAATGCTTACCAAAAGAGGGGTGAAGCTACTCAAAGATGTCTTACATGCGGAAGGGGTCAATATAGGGATGAATCTGGGAGCTGCTGCGGGAGCTGGTATAGCAGAGCATATTCATATGCACCTGGTACCAAGATGGCAAAGAGACACAAACTTTATCACTACAATTGCCAATACGAGAGTTTATAGCACAGACTTTTTCAAAATCTATAAAAAGCTAAAAGAGCGAGCAAAGGAATATTTTGAAGGGTAG
- a CDS encoding pyridoxine 5'-phosphate synthase, which translates to MKLGVNIDHIAVLRNARKINDPDPLQALYLAARARADQITIHLREDRRHINDSDAAKIIELSPLPVNMECSIDEEIIDIVCRLKPHRATLVPERREEVTTEGGLDVIGNFERVAECVKRLKEHEIDVSLFIDPDFEIIASCAETAADMVELHTGEYANIYAMLYANLSHSPHSIKELELSRHELRERLTQELGKLENSALYAAKAGLLVAAGHGLNYHNVGRIAQIPNIIELNIGQSIIARSIWVGFAQAVKEMKELIDEASYCD; encoded by the coding sequence ATGAAACTTGGAGTCAATATCGATCATATAGCAGTCTTGCGCAACGCTCGCAAAATCAACGATCCAGACCCTTTGCAAGCACTCTACTTAGCTGCTAGAGCAAGGGCTGATCAAATTACTATTCACCTAAGAGAAGATAGACGCCATATCAATGACAGTGATGCAGCAAAAATTATCGAGCTCTCACCACTTCCGGTCAATATGGAGTGCAGCATTGATGAAGAGATTATCGATATAGTTTGCAGACTCAAACCCCATCGTGCTACTTTGGTTCCAGAGCGAAGAGAGGAAGTAACTACTGAAGGTGGTCTCGATGTGATCGGAAACTTCGAGAGAGTTGCAGAGTGTGTAAAAAGACTCAAAGAGCACGAAATTGATGTATCACTCTTTATAGATCCAGATTTTGAAATAATAGCCTCTTGTGCCGAGACTGCAGCCGATATGGTAGAACTCCATACAGGAGAGTATGCAAACATCTATGCAATGCTCTATGCAAATCTCTCACACTCTCCCCACAGTATCAAAGAACTAGAGCTCTCGCGCCATGAATTGCGTGAGCGTCTAACACAAGAGCTTGGAAAGCTTGAAAATTCAGCTCTTTATGCAGCAAAAGCGGGACTCCTTGTAGCTGCTGGGCATGGTCTTAACTACCACAATGTTGGTCGTATTGCACAAATACCAAATATTATAGAGCTCAACATTGGCCAAAGTATCATAGCTCGCAGCATCTGGGTAGGATTTGCGCAAGCGGTCAAAGAGATGAAAGAGCTTATCGATGAAGCCAGTTATTGCGATTAG
- a CDS encoding acylphosphatase, with protein sequence MKNCRCRVYGRVQGVWFRKFTQNIANELGVSGWVRNMPDGSVEIEASMPKNVWPKFYEAIKQGPPLARVDRIEVEDIDKSYSGGFEVVR encoded by the coding sequence ATGAAAAATTGTCGCTGTAGAGTCTATGGAAGAGTACAAGGTGTATGGTTTCGCAAATTTACACAAAATATTGCAAATGAGCTTGGTGTGAGTGGTTGGGTGCGCAATATGCCCGATGGAAGCGTAGAGATAGAGGCAAGTATGCCAAAAAACGTATGGCCAAAATTTTATGAAGCAATCAAGCAAGGACCACCACTAGCAAGAGTTGATCGTATCGAAGTAGAAGATATAGATAAAAGCTATAGCGGTGGCTTTGAGGTGGTGCGATGA
- the pdxA gene encoding 4-hydroxythreonine-4-phosphate dehydrogenase yields MKPVIAISLGDFNGIGPEIALRSHDTIKEWCTPLYMTNIKILQKAAKLLHIDIPKDLEIEYVSGDFAIRPGRVSKKSGKYSFKAFKKGVEFTTNGIAQALVTLPVHKEAWMKAGIPYKGHTDYLRHRFKKDAIMMLGSPRLFVALYTEHIPLKEVPKAIKTKKLKKFLLDFYKNTRPKKPVAVLGLNPHAGDNGVLGNEEKYISKAIGLANETIGKEIFFGPVVPDIAFTPNFRKNLTHIVAMYHDQGLAPLKALYFDESINVSLNLPILRTSVDHGTAFDIAYKNRANTLSYLNAVKYALSHIKKG; encoded by the coding sequence ATGAAGCCAGTTATTGCGATTAGTCTTGGTGATTTTAACGGCATAGGTCCAGAAATCGCCCTACGATCTCACGATACGATCAAAGAGTGGTGCACCCCTCTTTATATGACAAATATCAAAATACTCCAAAAAGCTGCAAAACTTTTGCATATAGATATTCCCAAAGATTTGGAAATAGAATATGTGAGTGGGGATTTTGCTATTCGTCCTGGTAGAGTGAGTAAAAAAAGTGGGAAGTATAGCTTTAAAGCCTTCAAAAAGGGTGTGGAATTTACTACAAATGGAATAGCCCAAGCTTTGGTTACACTGCCGGTGCATAAAGAGGCATGGATGAAAGCAGGAATTCCATACAAAGGGCATACAGACTATTTGCGCCATAGATTCAAAAAAGATGCTATTATGATGCTTGGATCGCCAAGACTCTTTGTAGCACTTTACACTGAGCACATCCCTCTCAAAGAGGTCCCAAAAGCAATAAAGACTAAAAAACTAAAAAAATTTCTCCTCGATTTTTACAAAAATACTAGACCCAAAAAACCGGTAGCAGTTTTGGGGCTCAATCCCCATGCTGGAGATAATGGAGTTTTGGGGAATGAAGAGAAGTATATTTCCAAGGCAATCGGTTTAGCCAATGAAACTATTGGCAAAGAGATCTTTTTTGGACCTGTTGTACCAGATATCGCCTTTACACCAAATTTTCGCAAAAACCTCACGCACATTGTGGCAATGTATCATGATCAAGGTTTAGCGCCTCTCAAAGCGCTCTACTTTGATGAATCGATCAATGTCTCTTTGAATCTTCCAATACTGCGCACATCAGTCGATCATGGAACAGCGTTTGATATTGCTTACAAAAATAGAGCCAATACTCTTAGCTACCTCAACGCAGTCAAATATGCTCTCTCGCATATCAAAAAGGGATAG
- the tgt gene encoding tRNA guanosine(34) transglycosylase Tgt, whose amino-acid sequence MEFHLDATCGNARATTIKTSHSTINTPIFMPVGTAASVKALDTTDLLEILHTDIILANTYHLYLRPGDEIVKEFGGLHGFTGYTKSFLTDSGGFQAFSLSDISKANDKGIEFQSHIDGSRHFFTPQKVLDIQYNLESDIMMILDDLVALPATKERLKLSVERTTKWAKESIKYHRAKQQEGIGLDQNIFAIIQGGIDPEFRRISATELTALDFDGFAIGGLSVGEESQAMYDTVALTTQFMPQNKPRYLMGVGTPEDLVECIERGVDMFDCVMPTRNARNGTLFTTFGRLNIKAARYKKDHSPIDENCSCYTCQNYSRSYLNHLIRAKELTYYRLASIHNLHYYLTLVKEAREAILKGDYATFKKEFYTRRES is encoded by the coding sequence TTGGAATTTCATCTCGATGCTACTTGTGGCAATGCACGAGCTACAACTATTAAGACCTCTCATTCTACCATAAATACACCTATTTTTATGCCTGTAGGGACGGCTGCAAGTGTCAAAGCCTTGGATACTACCGACCTTCTTGAAATCCTCCACACCGATATTATCCTAGCAAACACATATCATCTCTATTTGCGACCTGGTGATGAAATAGTCAAGGAGTTTGGGGGATTGCATGGTTTTACGGGGTATACTAAAAGTTTCCTCACCGATAGTGGAGGATTTCAAGCATTTAGTCTCAGTGATATCAGCAAAGCAAACGATAAAGGGATAGAGTTTCAAAGCCATATCGATGGATCTCGCCACTTCTTCACTCCCCAAAAAGTGCTCGATATCCAATATAATCTTGAAAGTGATATCATGATGATCCTTGATGACCTCGTAGCTCTACCAGCAACCAAAGAGCGCCTCAAACTCTCCGTCGAGCGCACTACAAAGTGGGCAAAAGAGTCGATCAAATACCATAGAGCAAAGCAACAAGAGGGCATTGGACTTGACCAAAATATCTTTGCAATTATCCAAGGTGGCATAGACCCAGAGTTTCGCCGCATAAGTGCCACTGAACTTACAGCTTTAGATTTTGATGGGTTTGCCATAGGAGGCTTGAGTGTTGGAGAAGAGAGTCAGGCCATGTACGATACAGTTGCACTGACTACACAATTTATGCCTCAAAACAAACCGCGCTATCTCATGGGAGTCGGTACTCCAGAAGATCTGGTAGAGTGTATAGAGCGAGGAGTTGATATGTTTGATTGTGTTATGCCTACACGCAATGCACGCAATGGAACTCTCTTTACCACATTTGGTAGACTCAATATCAAAGCTGCCCGCTATAAGAAAGATCACTCCCCAATAGATGAGAACTGCTCTTGCTATACATGCCAAAACTACTCCAGAAGCTATCTCAACCACCTCATCCGCGCCAAAGAGCTCACATATTATCGTCTCGCTTCCATTCACAATCTCCACTACTATTTAACTCTTGTCAAAGAAGCAAGAGAAGCGATACTTAAAGGAGATTATGCTACATTCAAAAAAGAGTTCTATACCAGGAGAGAATCATGA
- a CDS encoding UDP-N-acetylmuramoyl-tripeptide--D-alanyl-D-alanine ligase, whose translation MIWLHLIGHIIFVLLLGYYLITNLQWYNYKLSRVILHHHAPWQHILFFLLPFFVYIGLREYIIIFDILFAGALYVWQGGFDKKLVFTARVKRFFMLLLLFTIFFDFIFLIKKLPLFSTLLPLAFALLISNLIERFLFKLYAKEAKQKLDTIDPIVIAITASYGKTSIKNFLAQILSSRFKVYHTPRSVNTIAGIMKDINENLPQDTHVYIVEAGARERGDILEIAQFTQPHYVVIGKIGEQHIEYFKTLENIILTKLELLHSPRLKKAFIWDGIEVKDDPKFVKFGKNIKNVQATLDGIAWQIETKEGTIACKAPVLGAFNALNITAAVLVAHELGMSWDAICKAVANLKSVEHRLQKIEAGGKVIIDDSFNGNLEGMIGSYELVATYVGRKVIVTPGIIESTEEANKKLAKKIDEVFDLVFITGKINREILEQNITKPKIIVEDKSQLQNLLAQHTKPGDLILFSNDTPSFM comes from the coding sequence ATGATTTGGCTTCATCTCATTGGTCATATTATTTTTGTATTGCTTCTTGGCTACTACCTCATTACAAACCTGCAGTGGTACAACTATAAACTTTCTCGTGTAATTCTCCATCACCATGCTCCCTGGCAACATATTCTCTTTTTTCTTCTTCCTTTTTTTGTCTATATAGGATTGCGTGAATATATCATCATTTTTGATATTCTCTTTGCTGGAGCCCTCTATGTATGGCAAGGAGGGTTTGATAAAAAGCTCGTCTTTACTGCGCGCGTGAAGCGCTTTTTTATGCTTTTACTTCTCTTTACCATCTTTTTTGATTTTATATTTCTCATTAAAAAACTCCCTCTTTTTAGCACTTTGCTACCTTTAGCCTTTGCTCTTCTCATCAGCAATCTCATTGAGAGGTTTCTCTTTAAGTTGTATGCAAAAGAGGCAAAGCAAAAGCTTGATACAATAGATCCGATTGTCATAGCAATCACTGCAAGTTATGGAAAGACGAGCATCAAAAATTTTCTTGCTCAAATTCTCTCTTCACGCTTTAAGGTCTATCATACTCCACGTAGTGTCAATACCATTGCAGGCATTATGAAAGATATCAATGAAAACCTGCCTCAAGATACACACGTCTATATCGTAGAAGCGGGTGCAAGAGAGCGGGGAGATATCTTGGAAATTGCTCAGTTTACGCAGCCTCACTATGTGGTGATTGGAAAAATTGGTGAGCAGCATATCGAGTATTTTAAAACTCTTGAAAACATAATTTTGACAAAACTTGAACTCCTCCACTCTCCAAGGCTCAAAAAAGCCTTTATCTGGGATGGAATTGAGGTCAAAGATGATCCAAAGTTTGTCAAATTTGGCAAAAATATCAAAAATGTGCAAGCAACACTTGATGGTATTGCGTGGCAAATAGAGACTAAAGAGGGGACAATTGCATGCAAAGCTCCTGTGCTTGGAGCATTTAATGCACTCAATATAACAGCAGCTGTATTAGTAGCACATGAACTAGGCATGTCATGGGATGCGATATGTAAAGCAGTAGCAAACCTCAAAAGCGTAGAACACAGACTTCAAAAGATTGAGGCTGGTGGGAAAGTGATCATAGATGATAGTTTCAATGGAAATCTTGAAGGGATGATCGGCTCTTATGAGCTTGTTGCTACATATGTGGGAAGAAAAGTGATTGTCACACCTGGCATTATTGAGAGCACCGAAGAGGCAAACAAAAAGTTAGCAAAAAAGATCGATGAAGTGTTTGATCTCGTTTTTATTACAGGTAAAATCAATAGAGAAATATTAGAGCAAAATATTACAAAACCGAAAATTATCGTCGAAGATAAGTCGCAACTACAAAATCTCCTCGCTCAACATACAAAGCCTGGGGATCTGATCTTGTTTAGTAACGATACACCGAGTTTTATGTAA